The window AATCTGAAGTAAGCAAGCTAAGGTATGAAGCTTCTTCATCGTTATTACTTCAATGTTAGTGAATAAGTCCGTAGCTGAAAGGCTTGCGGATAAACTTCAGGTCTTTATACCTTTAAGTGAGCCGTATGAGCTTAGAACAGCGGATGAAAAGGGAAAATTGAAGATTGTAGGGAAGTCTTTGAGAATATAAGCTATAGCTATGTGAATATGAATGTCACCGTAAAGTATGCTCTAAACCTCTTAAAGAAGGTAGGATTCACTCTTAGAAAAGCTATATATAAAGATCTACCATTTAAGTATGATGAAGCTACTTCCGATAGCCCCATCCTACATATTCGTTCTTGAGAAGACATGCTAGAGGCATTAGCTCTTCTATTGGCTAGCATGCACTTCAGTCTTCCGCTAGCCTATTACCTATACGTTAAGACTATGTGGTTATCGAAGCCATGGAATTTGAAGATAGATGAGAACTATAGGCCGAAAGTGACTGTTATCCTTCCGACCTATAATGAGGCTGGAATAATCTGGGAGAAACTTGACGATATATATAGACAGGACTATCCAAAAAAGTTACTCAAAATTGTAGTTGTTGATTCGGCTAGTGCTGATGGAACTCCGGATATTGTTAAGAAATGGGCTGATATCCATCCTGATGTTCATCTGAGCATATTACAAGAACCTGTTAGAAGAGGCATGGTCCCT is drawn from Candidatus Methanomethylicota archaeon and contains these coding sequences:
- a CDS encoding glycosyltransferase — protein: MKIDENYRPKVTVILPTYNEAGIIWEKLDDIYRQDYPKKLLKIVVVDSASADGTPDIVKKWADIHPDVHLSILQEPVRRGMVP